The nucleotide sequence ATGAAATTGATTTCGATAGATAGTGAAGCTTTTGATGAAAGTATGGAATCAAGAAATGCACAAATAGAATGGTTGGAATCTGTATTAAAGTCAAATACAAAAAAATGGATAACTATTTTTACACATTATCCGTATATTCAACTGCTGAAGGGCGTGATAATTGGGAACTACGAGAAGCTATAAAACCACTTATAGATAAATACAAAGTAGATTTGGTATTACAAGGGCATGATCATACATATGCAAGAGGTTTTCCTGAAAATAAGGGTAAAGGGCTAACAGTTGTGAAAGATATAGGTACTGTGTATGCAGTATCGGTAAGTGGACCAAAAATGTATGAATCAAAAGACCAAAACTGGATGGTGAGAAGAGGAGAATATACTCAACTTTTTCAGATTATTACGGTTGCAGAGAATTCGATTAGTTATGGAGCATATACTCCAATAGGTACACTTTACGATTCCTTTAAAATCATCAAAAAAAATGGTAAAAAGAAATTGATAAATATGATGCCAAAAACTCCTACAAGATTAAAAGAAGATTTTGTGAAGCCAGATTAAGTATTCCCGCGAGCTATGAAAATATAAATACTTCTAGTTCATATTTTCATAGCTTGAATACAAAAATAAAAACAGTAATCAAAAAGCAACTTTCAATAATCAGTAGTAAAGTAAATCAAGTAAGTTATGAAGATTTTTAAGCTGGTAATAGTAGGGATATTCTCCTTTTTTATTTCTTGTGCAGCACCCAAAATTTCTAGTAATCTCAAAGACACTATAGAAGTTTTTAACGATGCTAATTCAAAAATGATTTTGGTGGCTGCCCATAGGGGAGCACATTTAAATAATTTTGAAAATTCTATAGCATCCACAAAAAAAGCTATCCAAATTGGCGTAGATATCATAGAAGTAGACTTACGAACCACTAAAGATGGACATTTAGTTTTAATGCACGATTCTAAAATAGATCGAACCACTACTGGTAATGGGGAAGTAGAGGAGATGACTTTAGCAGAAATTCGTCAATATCACTTAAAATCATCTTCTGGAAAAATAAGTGAGGAGTCTGTACCTACTTTCGAGGAGTTCTTAAAGATAACTAAGGGTAAAATTATGGTCGATCTAGATATGAAAACTGATAATGTGGAAGGAATTCTTACTAATGTAGCGAAAAATGCTATTGATAATGAAGTTTTATATTTTGATAATGATTATAATCAATTAAATAAAATTCAAAACTTAAAAAAATCAGCACAATTGATGCCTCGTGCATATTCATATCAGATGGCAGATTCGGCAATTACTCGGTTTAAGCCCGCTGTAATTCATATAGATGATAAATTTTATACTAGTAAAGTGGTAGAATTAATTAAAAATAATAATGCCAAAATTTGGATAAACACTTTAGGGAAATTTGATTCTGAAATTCGAGAAGGAGAGATAGAAAATGTAATGAAAAAAATACTTAAGAACGGAGCCAATATTATACAGACCGATGAACCTGAAAAATTATTGGAGTTTTTAAAATCTAAGAATCTACATAATTAGACTAATTTTTTATAATTTGAGTTATAGTTTATAAAGGGTACTAGTATCCTTTATAAACTTTTCTTTTTTTATACGAAATCATTTTTTGAATTATTCTGCAATAACTTTTTATAGACTTCATGTCTTTGATGATCTTTCAAAATCATTCTTCTTTTATAATTTTTTAAAATTTAATGCATTATGTAGGATAACTGTTGTTCTAAAAATGGAGAAATTTAGTGGTGTACTATAATATATGATTTAGATCAATTTTTAGATATGTATTAGTTTTAGCGCAGAGAATTCCTAATTCAAAATCTAAAAACTGTTCTATTATTAATTTACTAAAATCATCACAGCATTAAATTCTTGTAAACAAAATAGCTATTTTTGTTAAAAATATTGTTTTTGTACAAAACAACGTTTCATGGATGATGAATTACTTAAAACACTAAAAGAAGGAGACAAGCGAGCATTAACAGCTTTATATAATAAGTATTGGAAAATGTTATATATATCTTCTTTTAATCTTCTAAATAAAAGAGAGACTTGTGAAGAAATTATTCAAGACGTGTTCATTGATCTATGGAATAACCGATCTAAGGTTGAGATTAGAGTTTCATTAAAAAGTTATCTCTTTGCATGCGTGAGATATAAAGTATTTTCAGAATTTAGGAAGAGTAAAACTTTGCACGTTGAGTTATTTGAAAATATAGACTCTAGATTACAACAAGTTACTCCCGAATCTAAGATTATTCACGAGGAATTAAAAGAACATATAAAAGTCGTAGTAAATAATCTTCCTGAAAAATGCCAAAACGTATATAAACTGAGTAGATATGAGCAACTGACTCATAAGGAGATTTCAGAAAAGTTAGGTGTTTCAACTAAAACAGTAGAAAATCACATTACAATAGCTCTTAAAATTCTTCGCTCATCTCTTGGGGATATATACTTTATAGTACTACTTTTTCATCTATAAAAGTCTATTATTAAACCTTTGTTATTGGTTGATGTTAGTGTTTTAAATGTTAATTATTGAATGTTATTTTTATTAAATTATGTTAAATTTAATAAAAATATTAAAATCTATTAGGGGGGTAGTTAGTCTTTATGACACTATACTTAGAGAAACTTAAATTAGATTTTAAAAATATTGGAGATTAATAATACAAAGTTCCAAAAACTCATAGAACAATATCTAAGCGGTGATATTAATAGTGAAGAGCTTCAGCAGCTTATAAATTATTATGAAAGTTTTCAGAAAGACGATGTTTGGATTGATAAAATGGGTGAGGAGAAGGAACTTAAAAGTAAAATGCTTATTTCTATTCTCCAATCATTGGAATATGAACCGGAGACAAAGACAATACCGCTTTATACGAAAAGTTTCTTTAAATATGCTATAGCTGCCAGTATAGCATTTTTTGCAGCAATTAACTTTTACTATTATAATCAAAAAAATGAGATTGACTTAGTTGGGGACTCTAATGTGCAAATAGGGGGTGATAAAGCAACTCTAATCCTTGCAAATGGTTGTAGTGTTAATTTAGGAAATGGAAAAGAGTATCATTCAGCATCGGTTTATAGTGATGGGAAGAAGCTAATCTATCACGGTGAAAAAGACAATCAGGCTTCAAAGGTTTCATATAATTATTTAAGTGTTCCTATAGGAGGAGAGTTTTTTGTTGAATTAGCCGATGGTACGGAGGTTTGGTTAAATTCAGATTCAAAAATTGCCTTTCCAGAAAATTTCGAAGACGGAGAAAAAAGAGAAGTAGAATTGATTTATGGGGAAGCATATTTTAAAGTCTCTCCAAGCTCAGAACATAAAGGATCAAGATTTGTCTTGAAAACGGGCGAACAGGATATCGAGGTTTTGGGAACCCAATTCAATGTAAAAGCTTATAAAGAAGATACTAATATCTATACAACTTTAGTCGAGGGTGTTGTAAAATTGAATAGTACCGATAGCCAAAGTAAAAATTTAGTTCCTGGGGAACAGGCAATCTTCAGCAAACAAAATAAGGATCTAATTA is from Zunongwangia endophytica and encodes:
- a CDS encoding metallophosphoesterase family protein, with translation MGEWFYAGSFIHATVPSVMTPGNHEYRDGVLTSLWKPQFTLPENGPTEDLKETCFSIDYQDMKLISIDSEAFDESMESRNAQIEWLESVLKSNTKKWITIFTHYPYIQLLKGVIIGNYEKL
- a CDS encoding glycerophosphodiester phosphodiesterase family protein — its product is MKIFKLVIVGIFSFFISCAAPKISSNLKDTIEVFNDANSKMILVAAHRGAHLNNFENSIASTKKAIQIGVDIIEVDLRTTKDGHLVLMHDSKIDRTTTGNGEVEEMTLAEIRQYHLKSSSGKISEESVPTFEEFLKITKGKIMVDLDMKTDNVEGILTNVAKNAIDNEVLYFDNDYNQLNKIQNLKKSAQLMPRAYSYQMADSAITRFKPAVIHIDDKFYTSKVVELIKNNNAKIWINTLGKFDSEIREGEIENVMKKILKNGANIIQTDEPEKLLEFLKSKNLHN
- a CDS encoding RNA polymerase sigma-70 factor produces the protein MDDELLKTLKEGDKRALTALYNKYWKMLYISSFNLLNKRETCEEIIQDVFIDLWNNRSKVEIRVSLKSYLFACVRYKVFSEFRKSKTLHVELFENIDSRLQQVTPESKIIHEELKEHIKVVVNNLPEKCQNVYKLSRYEQLTHKEISEKLGVSTKTVENHITIALKILRSSLGDIYFIVLLFHL
- a CDS encoding FecR family protein — its product is MEINNTKFQKLIEQYLSGDINSEELQQLINYYESFQKDDVWIDKMGEEKELKSKMLISILQSLEYEPETKTIPLYTKSFFKYAIAASIAFFAAINFYYYNQKNEIDLVGDSNVQIGGDKATLILANGCSVNLGNGKEYHSASVYSDGKKLIYHGEKDNQASKVSYNYLSVPIGGEFFVELADGTEVWLNSDSKIAFPENFEDGEKREVELIYGEAYFKVSPSSEHKGSRFVLKTGEQDIEVLGTQFNVKAYKEDTNIYTTLVEGVVKLNSTDSQSKNLVPGEQAIFSKQNKDLIISPVEISYEVSWKEGVFKFKYKNLEQIMTVLSRWYNVQVIYEDENLKEVKFNGQLRKDQELKDILELFKNTNFITNYEVKNNVVILK